One Oceanicoccus sagamiensis genomic region harbors:
- the relB gene encoding TraY domain-containing protein encodes MKHPWKQLFPATPPTVKPLPSANSPYQPFIYPKPTHSHQGLRLLCYTRNTRIATEAPMLAIRLPNEIEDRLNNLASKTGRTKTFYAREAILKYLDEMEDRYLAIDRLEKSGKRWTLDEMEQDIDMDR; translated from the coding sequence ATGAAGCATCCATGGAAACAGCTATTCCCTGCTACCCCCCCCACAGTAAAGCCTTTGCCCTCGGCCAACTCGCCCTATCAGCCATTTATTTACCCAAAGCCTACGCATTCACATCAAGGCTTAAGACTGTTATGCTATACACGTAATACACGTATAGCCACCGAGGCCCCCATGCTTGCCATTAGACTCCCTAACGAGATTGAAGACCGACTCAATAATCTGGCCTCAAAAACCGGGCGTACCAAGACGTTTTATGCCCGTGAAGCCATCCTTAAGTATTTAGATGAAATGGAAGATAGATATCTGGCTATCGACCGATTAGAAAAATCCGGCAAGCGCTGGACTCTCGACGAAATGGAGCAGGATATTGACATGGACCGTTGA
- a CDS encoding NfeD family protein translates to MDIIQYFLDDHARLLFLLAGISFAIELTIMGLGGPLLFFAIATFITGILVSAGIITGWESEILVVGILTAVITIGLWKPLKNLQNNGGGPDTSSDMIGQNVPSSSEITSNSGTIRYSGVDWNARLDSGCSVDSIAEGERCLITAVDGNVMIVSTP, encoded by the coding sequence ATGGATATTATTCAATACTTTTTAGACGACCATGCCCGCTTATTGTTTTTACTCGCGGGTATCAGTTTTGCCATTGAGTTAACCATTATGGGACTTGGTGGTCCATTACTCTTTTTTGCTATCGCAACGTTTATCACCGGTATATTGGTCAGCGCTGGAATCATTACCGGCTGGGAAAGTGAAATCCTGGTGGTGGGTATCTTAACGGCGGTAATTACTATTGGACTATGGAAACCCTTAAAGAACCTGCAAAACAATGGCGGCGGGCCAGATACCAGCAGCGATATGATTGGGCAAAATGTCCCCTCTTCCAGTGAGATCACCAGCAATAGCGGCACGATTCGGTATTCAGGGGTTGATTGGAATGCACGCCTCGATAGCGGATGTTCAGTGGATAGCATTGCCGAGGGTGAACGGTGTTTGATTACGGCGGTTGATGGAAATGTCATGATTGTTTCCACGCCCTAA
- a CDS encoding SPFH domain-containing protein yields MDFFANLISSPMVWIAVIVLFTLKKGIYFVPQNRGYVIYTLGKYDKTLKAGLNFIIPFVQSVAADRNLKEQSLDIASQSAITKDNISLNIDGILFMKVTDAGAATNNVTDYKMAVIQLAMTTMRNAIGSMELDECFQSRDTINATILAAMTEATQPWGVMVTRYEIKDITPPQSIREDMEKQMTAEREKRSVILTAEGVKTAAITEAEGQKQARVLDAEAAKMEQVLAAEADREAQILEATGKAEAIRLVAIAEAEALEKVGQAAATDEGQKAVVLSIAQDAIAAHKAIADESTLVLSDGKTGDNISNTVAQAIAVSNAINNPQV; encoded by the coding sequence ATGGATTTTTTTGCTAATTTAATCTCCAGCCCTATGGTTTGGATTGCCGTCATTGTGCTTTTCACCTTGAAAAAAGGTATCTATTTTGTCCCTCAAAACCGCGGTTATGTTATCTACACTCTGGGCAAATATGACAAAACATTAAAAGCCGGCCTTAACTTTATTATTCCATTTGTGCAAAGCGTTGCCGCCGACCGCAACCTAAAAGAACAATCCCTCGATATCGCCTCACAATCAGCTATCACCAAAGACAATATTTCACTCAATATCGATGGCATTTTATTTATGAAAGTCACCGATGCTGGGGCCGCAACCAATAACGTCACTGATTATAAAATGGCCGTTATCCAATTGGCGATGACCACCATGCGTAATGCTATCGGCTCAATGGAGTTGGATGAGTGCTTCCAAAGTCGCGATACCATTAATGCCACCATTCTTGCCGCGATGACGGAGGCCACACAGCCATGGGGTGTCATGGTTACCCGTTATGAAATCAAGGATATTACACCGCCGCAGTCCATCCGCGAGGATATGGAAAAACAAATGACCGCGGAGCGAGAAAAACGCTCTGTCATTCTTACCGCCGAAGGTGTGAAGACTGCGGCCATCACTGAAGCTGAAGGCCAAAAACAAGCACGGGTTTTGGATGCGGAAGCGGCCAAAATGGAGCAAGTACTAGCGGCAGAAGCCGATAGAGAAGCTCAGATACTGGAAGCAACTGGTAAAGCTGAAGCAATCCGATTAGTTGCCATTGCCGAAGCGGAAGCCCTGGAAAAAGTTGGCCAGGCCGCTGCCACAGATGAAGGTCAAAAAGCCGTGGTATTAAGTATTGCCCAGGATGCGATTGCCGCCCATAAAGCCATTGCTGATGAAAGCACCTTAGTATTATCGGACGGTAAGACCGGCGACAATATTTCCAATACTGTGGCTCAAGCTATTGCTGTTTCAAACGCTATTAATAACCCACAAGTTTAA
- the gspD gene encoding type II secretion system secretin GspD, whose protein sequence is MTATTQPLFRQLISLVLLLTCLLQTTYAAEKVTMNMRDADIRALIQWVADNTGKNIVVHRAVQGNVTVLSPAPLTTDEAYQVFLSVLQINGYAIIETPEALKIVPKALATKGALPAAGSSASADMVVSLLTIENIPAQRMAELLRPLMSSEAVLTPYPATNALVMADHARNIQSAQDIVKQLDKASENSIELVTLKHADAVSVLQSLSALIPTGGAGAMDITVSADERSNSILLAGDPAKRNQFKKLIAQLDTPLNGQGNTQVVYLNYVDAKEVLPILQSLAKSIQATQKDQSNTISIESSESANALVINAPPAMLTTMKGVIAKLDIRRAQVLVEALLVEVSGDIANDVGVTWITNPDNEFVGAVNTLGDLPLANPAGDDSPLAFTPGRGFTFGYFDNGDLQAAIRALNATQNANVLSTPTIVAIDNEEASLLVGQNVPFKTGQSTSSASSTSDPFTTIERQDIGISLVVTPRINQGDSITLEIQQKTESIAPSIDVASDIITNKREIITKALIKDDQVLVLGGLISEEETEIQEKVPFLGDLPLVGKLFSSTGKTNSKKNLMVFIHPTILKDEDHINDITQRRYNFMRGLQQQVNSKEWKVDPDDTAVLEEFDTFSPVNK, encoded by the coding sequence ATGACTGCAACAACACAGCCCCTCTTTAGGCAGCTTATAAGCCTGGTACTATTACTGACCTGCCTGCTACAGACCACTTACGCCGCAGAAAAAGTCACCATGAATATGCGTGATGCGGATATTCGCGCCCTGATTCAATGGGTGGCTGATAATACCGGTAAAAATATTGTGGTCCACCGCGCGGTACAGGGCAATGTCACCGTCTTGTCCCCGGCCCCCTTGACCACCGATGAGGCCTATCAGGTTTTTTTATCCGTATTGCAGATTAATGGCTATGCCATTATAGAAACCCCCGAAGCCTTAAAAATTGTCCCCAAGGCATTGGCCACTAAGGGCGCACTCCCAGCGGCAGGCAGTAGTGCCAGCGCAGATATGGTGGTCAGCCTGCTAACGATTGAGAACATCCCCGCCCAACGTATGGCAGAGCTATTGCGTCCACTAATGAGCTCAGAAGCCGTGTTAACACCTTATCCCGCTACCAATGCTCTGGTGATGGCTGACCACGCGCGTAATATTCAATCGGCCCAGGATATAGTAAAACAATTGGACAAGGCGTCAGAAAACAGTATTGAATTAGTGACCTTAAAACATGCCGATGCCGTCAGTGTATTACAGAGCCTCAGCGCCCTGATACCCACCGGTGGAGCAGGCGCCATGGATATCACCGTTTCCGCTGACGAACGCTCTAATAGTATTTTACTGGCTGGAGACCCCGCCAAACGCAACCAGTTTAAAAAGCTAATTGCGCAATTGGATACACCACTCAACGGCCAGGGCAATACACAGGTAGTTTACCTAAACTACGTGGATGCAAAAGAAGTGCTACCCATACTACAAAGCCTGGCAAAAAGTATTCAGGCTACACAGAAAGATCAAAGCAACACCATCAGTATTGAAAGCAGTGAGAGTGCGAACGCTTTAGTCATCAATGCCCCTCCCGCCATGCTAACAACCATGAAAGGCGTTATTGCCAAGCTCGATATTCGCAGAGCACAAGTGCTGGTTGAAGCGTTATTGGTTGAGGTCAGTGGCGATATTGCCAATGATGTGGGTGTTACCTGGATTACCAACCCCGACAATGAATTTGTTGGAGCGGTTAACACGCTGGGGGACTTACCCCTGGCAAACCCTGCTGGCGATGATAGTCCATTGGCTTTTACGCCCGGGCGTGGCTTTACTTTTGGGTACTTTGATAACGGCGATCTGCAAGCCGCTATCCGCGCCTTAAACGCCACACAAAATGCCAATGTCTTATCCACCCCAACTATTGTTGCTATTGATAACGAAGAAGCTTCACTACTAGTCGGCCAAAACGTTCCGTTTAAAACGGGCCAATCCACCAGCTCAGCCTCTTCAACCAGCGACCCTTTTACCACGATTGAACGACAGGATATTGGTATCTCACTGGTGGTCACGCCGAGAATCAATCAAGGCGATTCTATTACCCTTGAGATCCAACAAAAAACAGAGAGCATTGCCCCCTCGATTGATGTTGCCTCGGATATTATTACCAACAAACGTGAGATTATCACCAAGGCATTAATTAAAGATGACCAGGTACTGGTATTAGGTGGCCTGATCAGTGAAGAGGAAACTGAAATTCAAGAAAAAGTCCCTTTTCTCGGCGACCTCCCCTTAGTAGGAAAACTCTTTAGCAGTACCGGTAAAACCAATAGCAAAAAGAATTTGATGGTCTTTATCCACCCAACCATTTTAAAAGACGAAGACCATATCAACGATATCACTCAGCGCCGCTATAATTTTATGCGCGGTTTGCAACAGCAGGTCAATAGCAAAGAGTGGAAAGTTGACCCAGATGATACGGCGGTGCTGGAGGAGTTTGATACTTTCTCGCCTGTTAATAAGTAA
- a CDS encoding type II secretion system protein N codes for MLSHFYQKARHQLEDLNVSSLNRYGALLIGALLLLALAADSLSLLSTLNYQPTINSPASFASSAERSDYQASRITNSHLFGRTSADYQANSANLPVTRMQLVLRGAFTSSNPSQASAIIEGPDGQTRAYKSGSQIYGQAKLRQVFSDRVVLSRNGQLETLYFPEPGSASNSANEIVLPDDARQLVQDTMTAEEIQATSKQLKSSAMTPQQRQELIRKRLQELRNRSKTNKQ; via the coding sequence GTGTTAAGCCATTTTTATCAGAAAGCTCGCCACCAGCTCGAGGACCTTAACGTTTCGTCCTTAAATCGCTATGGCGCCTTGTTGATTGGCGCCCTTTTGCTGCTGGCACTGGCCGCCGATAGCCTTAGCCTGCTGAGCACACTGAATTACCAGCCCACAATTAACAGCCCGGCATCCTTTGCCAGCTCCGCTGAGCGCTCTGATTACCAGGCCAGCCGCATTACAAACAGCCATTTATTTGGCCGCACCTCGGCTGACTATCAGGCTAACAGCGCCAATCTACCCGTTACACGTATGCAACTGGTGTTGAGAGGTGCTTTTACCTCCTCCAATCCCAGCCAAGCCAGCGCTATTATCGAGGGCCCTGACGGCCAAACCCGTGCCTATAAATCCGGCAGTCAGATTTATGGCCAGGCTAAATTACGGCAGGTCTTTAGTGACCGAGTGGTTTTATCCAGAAATGGACAGCTAGAGACGCTTTATTTCCCGGAGCCCGGCTCCGCCAGCAATAGCGCTAACGAGATTGTCCTGCCTGACGATGCCCGCCAACTGGTACAGGACACAATGACAGCTGAAGAAATACAAGCCACCAGCAAGCAATTGAAAAGCTCGGCCATGACACCGCAACAACGGCAAGAGCTTATCCGTAAACGCTTGCAGGAATTGCGCAACCGCTCCAAAACCAATAAACAGTAA
- the gspE gene encoding type II secretion system ATPase GspE has translation MDSPLAHVRNLPFGFAKRHGVFLQFQDQQALPVLCHQQSISPALYAEVRRFLQSAFQCRQLDSNEFDQLLAAAYERDSSEAMQMVENLGEDMDLASLANAVQETEDLMEQEGDAPIIRLINAVLSEAVKAGASDIHIETFEKRLLIRFRVDGVLREAVEPRRELAPLLISRIKVMARLDIAEKRVPQDGRISLKIAGREIDVRVSTMPSNNAERVVLRLLEKQAGRLSLNALGMPRLRDQQFSRLLNRPHGIILVTGPTGSGKTTTLYAGLSAINNSSRNILTVEDPIEYNLEGVGQTQVNPKADMTFARGLRAMLRQDPDVVMVGEVRDLETAEIAVQASLTGHMVLSTLHTNTAVGAITRLRDMGVEPFLLATSLIGVLAQRLVRVLCEECKQQQAPTVLDKEFLGDVLEPESKIYGPVGCDHCNHQGYKGRTGIYELLIVDEQIRQLIHNEAAEEDIVKAMRVKSMQSIRADGRARILDGVTTVEEVLRVTLED, from the coding sequence ATGGATTCCCCGCTCGCCCATGTTCGCAATTTACCGTTTGGTTTTGCCAAGCGTCATGGCGTTTTTTTGCAGTTTCAGGATCAACAGGCACTGCCTGTACTGTGCCATCAACAGAGCATTAGCCCGGCGCTTTATGCTGAGGTACGCCGTTTTCTGCAGTCGGCTTTTCAGTGTAGGCAGCTCGATAGCAATGAGTTTGACCAGCTATTAGCCGCGGCCTATGAGCGAGATTCCTCAGAAGCCATGCAAATGGTGGAAAACCTCGGTGAAGATATGGACCTGGCCAGCCTGGCCAATGCGGTTCAGGAAACTGAAGATTTAATGGAGCAGGAGGGCGATGCTCCGATTATTCGCCTGATTAATGCGGTGTTATCCGAGGCGGTTAAAGCCGGTGCCTCCGATATCCATATCGAAACCTTTGAAAAGCGCTTATTAATCCGTTTTCGGGTTGATGGTGTGTTGCGTGAGGCGGTAGAGCCCCGCAGGGAATTGGCTCCGCTGTTGATCTCCCGGATCAAAGTAATGGCAAGATTGGATATTGCCGAGAAGCGAGTGCCGCAGGATGGCCGCATCTCCCTAAAAATTGCCGGCCGTGAAATTGATGTTCGGGTTTCCACCATGCCTTCCAATAATGCCGAGCGGGTTGTGTTGCGTTTATTGGAAAAACAGGCCGGTCGTTTAAGTTTAAATGCTCTGGGTATGCCACGCTTGCGGGATCAGCAATTTAGCCGTTTACTCAATCGCCCCCACGGTATTATTCTGGTAACCGGCCCTACAGGCTCCGGTAAAACCACCACCCTCTATGCCGGTCTCTCAGCGATTAATAATAGCTCTCGCAATATATTAACGGTGGAAGACCCCATTGAATATAACCTCGAAGGGGTAGGTCAAACTCAGGTAAACCCCAAAGCCGATATGACCTTTGCTCGCGGCCTGCGTGCTATGTTGCGTCAGGACCCTGATGTGGTGATGGTCGGTGAGGTGCGAGATTTAGAAACCGCAGAAATCGCAGTGCAAGCCAGTTTAACCGGTCATATGGTGTTATCCACCTTGCACACCAATACCGCCGTGGGGGCAATTACCCGGCTGCGTGATATGGGGGTCGAACCCTTTTTATTGGCCACCAGTTTAATTGGTGTGCTGGCGCAACGGCTGGTACGAGTGCTCTGTGAAGAGTGCAAACAGCAACAGGCCCCCACCGTACTCGACAAAGAATTTTTAGGCGATGTGTTAGAGCCGGAAAGCAAAATTTATGGTCCAGTGGGTTGTGATCATTGTAATCATCAGGGCTATAAAGGTCGTACCGGTATTTATGAATTATTAATTGTCGACGAGCAAATTCGTCAGTTAATTCATAATGAAGCCGCTGAAGAAGATATTGTCAAAGCGATGCGCGTAAAGAGTATGCAAAGTATTCGCGCTGATGGCCGCGCCAGAATTCTTGATGGCGTTACCACCGTTGAAGAAGTCCTGCGTGTCACACTGGAGGACTAA